Proteins encoded by one window of Nisaea sp.:
- a CDS encoding serine hydrolase, with the protein MPLSGSKLIVLAAAIAVTLASAPDATAQSARETDPRVMGWMDGFPPAPDKLITQPDSDYFSFPKLRWSVCHLREFLPTKQISRGLGAPISLQYLPPEELSGEQQAIDKLTFKPSNSNDEMTWEESLYANYTDGILIIHKERVVYERYFGCLREDGKHAAMSMTKSLTGLLAQILVEEGALDETLPVRDLIPEIENSAFANATVRQVMDMTTGVRYSEDYSDPKADIWIYSAAASPLPKPEGYNGPDGYWEYLQQVKPDGKHGEQFHYKTINADMLGWIISRVSGKSVADLASERLWRRIGMEQDAYQTVDGKGVPFAGGGLSAGLRDLGRLGLVMLNEGVNNGERLFPAEVAQKIRTGGDPAKFAGFPTIPQGSYTSQWWVFHNAHQAYAARGVYGQTIYVDPTAEMVLVRFASFPKAQNSFIDPTSLPAYQAVAEYLMSK; encoded by the coding sequence CCCGCCCGCGCCCGACAAGCTGATTACGCAGCCGGATTCAGACTATTTCAGTTTTCCGAAGCTCCGGTGGTCGGTCTGCCACCTGCGAGAATTCCTTCCAACTAAACAAATCAGCCGCGGACTCGGCGCCCCCATTTCACTGCAATATCTTCCACCTGAGGAACTCTCCGGCGAACAGCAGGCAATCGACAAGTTGACCTTCAAGCCGTCGAACAGCAACGACGAGATGACATGGGAGGAATCGCTCTATGCCAATTACACCGACGGCATACTGATCATCCATAAGGAGCGGGTCGTTTACGAACGCTACTTTGGCTGCCTCAGAGAAGACGGCAAGCATGCAGCCATGTCGATGACGAAGTCGCTCACCGGGCTTCTGGCCCAAATCCTGGTCGAAGAAGGCGCCCTGGACGAAACACTTCCGGTGCGCGACCTCATCCCCGAAATCGAGAATAGCGCTTTTGCGAACGCCACCGTCCGCCAGGTCATGGATATGACCACCGGCGTCCGGTATTCCGAGGACTACTCCGACCCCAAAGCAGATATCTGGATCTATTCAGCTGCGGCAAGCCCGCTGCCCAAGCCCGAGGGATACAATGGTCCGGACGGATATTGGGAGTACCTGCAGCAGGTGAAGCCGGACGGCAAGCACGGCGAACAGTTCCACTACAAGACAATCAACGCGGACATGCTGGGATGGATCATCTCGCGGGTCTCGGGCAAGTCCGTAGCCGATCTCGCCTCGGAACGGCTCTGGCGGCGGATCGGGATGGAGCAGGATGCCTACCAGACGGTCGACGGCAAGGGGGTCCCTTTCGCCGGCGGCGGCCTCTCAGCAGGCCTGCGCGACCTCGGACGGCTTGGACTCGTCATGCTGAACGAAGGCGTGAACAACGGCGAACGCCTGTTTCCGGCGGAGGTGGCGCAAAAAATCCGCACCGGAGGCGATCCGGCAAAGTTCGCCGGTTTCCCGACGATCCCGCAGGGTAGCTACACCAGCCAGTGGTGGGTTTTCCACAATGCCCATCAAGCCTATGCCGCACGTGGCGTTTACGGGCAGACGATCTATGTGGACCCCACGGCTGAGATGGTGCTGGTACGCTTCGCCTCATTCCCAAAGGCGCAGAACAGCTTCATCGACCCTACGTCGTTGCCTGCCTATCAGGCAGTGGCCGAATACCTGATGTCGAAGTAA